The genomic segment TAGCCTGTCATTACGTCAAAAAAGTGATTCAAGTGGTGTAGCCTCATTTTTGCATTTGGAATATAGTGTTTACTCTTGGATTTTTAAACATTGGTCAAAAGCACAAATATGGTCTTTAGACGGATGTTATGCGTCAGACACATTGCGTACTACATTCCATGAGTTAAGTAGTGGCGATACGCTTCGCCTTTCGATGACCCCTGTAATGGTTTCCTTAGACTTTAAGGCCGTGGACAAAGCAGATCAAGCGGCATTGCCTCAAACCAAGATAAGTATAATAGCTGAGTTGTCCGGGATTACATATACTGATACGGCTACATCAGCATCAGATGGTCGGGTAGTATTTTATCGTCTCCCAAAATGTGGGCGGATACTTTCAGTAAGAGGCGAGCATGAAGGTTATTTCCCAGACAGTATTGTGAATAAAAATGTTGTTGTTTTGGCAGGGAGTATTGGCCTGAACAGATTATTGCAGTTGCAGCCTATTCGTAAACCCATTTCTTTTTTTGTAGTAGATTGTATTACCCAAAAGCCAATAGCAGGGGCTGTTGCGGAGATAGAGTTTGACTTTAACGGTATTAAATCAAAGTCGCTTATACAAACCAATACGGATGGTTTGGGAAAAGGAACGTATGATGAAGCTTACGTTATTGCACTTATACATCTACAAGCTTCGGCACCGTACTATCAAGACGGTGAATTGCCGGGGCAGCATTTGGTTCAAGATTTCATTGACCCTGTTAAATTCCCTAAAGAAAAACGTACTTTCTGTTTACAACCCAAACCCAATCCCATCGAGTTCAAGAATATAGACGAACGAACTCAACAACCATTGGCAGGGGTAAAGAATATTGTTAAGATTGTCAATGCTGCGGGTGCTGAACGCACAGAAATAATAGAAAGCAATACAGACGGAAATTTTACCATAAGTGTCAATACTGGTGATCAAGTATCAATTGTATCTCAGTTACAACCAGATTACGAAGACAATTCCACGAAAATTCAGAATAAAGATGGGATGGGCTTAGTCAATGGCCCTCCCGAGGATAGAATTATTCCACTCAAACCGAAAGAAGTAGAAGTACTTTTCAGGACGATAGATGGAAATAGTGGACAAATACTTCCCAACACTGATTTAGTTGTTTCTGTTGATGGGCAAGTAGTGCCGCCAACTAATAGTGGTACTGGAGAGTTTAAAGTTAAGATGCCTGTTAATGCTTTTATTTCAATTGTTGCTTCGAAGGCTGGCTATGGTTCCAACGATACAAAAGTTAATAATCAACTTGCCAAGTTTTTACAAACATCTACTCAAGATGCTCGCGATATTCCATTACGGATTGTCCCTAAGCCTTGTATTGAACCACAAGAATCTGGTCAGGATATAGACTTTGAACAAAGTTACGATATGGGTACACAAAACAAGCGATTCCAAATTGAGTACAATATGTTTAGTGTACCCGATCAATTAGTAGTTTATTGTGGAAAACAGGGAGAAAATGGCAAAATAATCTTTAATCAAGGGATGGTAACGGGGCAGGGTATAATTGACGTGGATTTAGCAGGTTGCAATTCTACGTGGATTACTGTCAAAGTAAATGCAGGTCCCAATGGTACAGAATGGAGATTTAATTTTATTTGTCCAAATAATTAGAGCCTTCGTTTTTAATCATAAACAGTTGTTGTAGAATGAGAAACGTTAGCGTACTGGTATTGTTCCTGTTGAAATTTCATTTTTTAATGGCGCAATCGAGCCGATTCCAATTCTCTTTCGATGGTAAGAGTAAGGGAGTGAGTAATACGGGTTGGCAAGTTAATAAAGGAGATATTGTTTCTATAACTGCTTCTGGTGAGATAAATGTAGGCATATTTGCAAAGGGACGAACCCCGGACGGTATTCCAAATTACAATGGAAATCGCTACAATTTATTACCATCTAAGCCGCATTGTGCCTTGATGGTTTGTGTTATTAATCAAACCGGATTAAATAAGCCTAAAGAAAATTGGGGATGGGAAGTAATAGGTAGCTGTGGCTATTTTGTCGCTCCTCAAGCTGGTGTATTGGTCTTTGATTTAAATGAAACCGATAATTGGCGTTGGGATAATGAAGCAATTAATGGGGGTTGGGCAATTAAGTTTACAGTAGCCAAGAATATGCCTGCTTCTTCTAACAATCCAAAATTAGGGTTGTTAGGAAAATTGAAAGACAGCCCCGTATTACGAACCAGCAACAATGAAGTGGTGTACGATTGTCGCAGTTTTAGTAAAGGCAGTGATAAGACGTGGAAAATTACTGATGAAAATGGGGGTGCTATTGGTTTATGTGTCGAAGATGCTCCTTATGTATATGAGTTTGTTGGTGGAAATTCTTTGAGCAAAACTAATGATAGGAATGTTTATCTGGATACCAAACAACAAAAGACAGTTTTCTATAAAGGCAGGAAGCACGAATTAGCACCTAATGACCAAAGGTGGTATTTGTTGGATGATAAGAGTATTTGTGAAGGAATCTTCGAGATTAAAGATGGGGAGTACTTGGTCAACAGCAATCAATCTGACAATAAAAAGTCATTTTCAGAAATATTACAACATATCAATAGAAATTCGTTAAATAGAGAAGCCAAAGGCAGACTTACCTATTTATGCTCTCAAACCTATAAAGTGGTATTAGACTATCGTTACTACACTGATGAAACCGGCTCTATCTGGATGTTGAATCAGGAAATCGAAAGCGGCTTTCACAAAAATCCGAATAACACCTCGCAAGTGGCTTTAAAATTTACCAGAAAAAATCCTCAAAATTTAACTGCTTCGTTTGAATCAATACGGATTCCACTTTCTTCTAATGACAGAAAACCTTTCACTGTTGATGGTAGTAGTTACCCATATAAGTTATCATTAGATGGTAAACAGCAGCAATCAATCAATCTGATGGATACTGAATACAGAGGTTCTTATAACTTCGTCGCTTCTACTTTCAGTGCTATCAATTATGGAGATCATAAATCATTAGATATGGTATTACATGAATATTACAAAGACTATATCATCTTTCCGGAAAAATTTGGCTCTCCATCACAAGCTGAAATAATGAGTCGAAAGGTAGCTTTGTCAATCCCCTTGAAAAATGGTGAACGAACTTGCCCTTGGAAAGATCCTTGGAACTAATACAGATTAGAAAATGAGCTTGAAAAGCGATTATAAGTAGCGTATATTTAGAGCAATCATGTAATAAAAAATGATATAGAGCAAAGAAAAGGTATTCATGTGAAGGAAAGATTATATATGAAATAAAATATGAATGCTGAAAGAAATGTTTAAATAAAGTGATGAATCTGTTGTAGCACGATGGATTTAAACCCCCTATTGGCAATATTTTACAGGGGAAGATTATTTTCAAACCAAACAACCCTTTGATCCAAGTGAGTTTGTACGTTTTAGGAAACGCTTTAAAGAAACTGGTTTAGATTTTATTTTGAGTCAAAGCGTGGCCTTACATCCCAAGGCTAAAGACGAAGAAGAAGTACAAATTAGCACTACGGTTATGGTGAAGAACATCGCTTTACTGACCGTTGTTAAGTTACCCAAGAAAGTCATTGATAATTGCACAATAATGGCCAAGGAAGAAGACATTAAACAACGACAGACCTAAAACTTTTTACTAAGAATGAATGCTAAACACGAAACAGGCATAATTCAATGAAACAGTGGCTACTCTTTGGTTGGCTAATCATATCAACTACGGCTCTTGGACAGGAAGTTTGTATTGATGCCACCATGCTTACTACCGCTGGTGACAGCGACAATACCGTTGGACAAGCTACATACAGGGGCGATGTGAGATGGGATTTAGGCCAAAGCATTAACATAAAGTTTTTGGATGGTTCGCCTACATTGCAGACCAAGGTAAGAAGATACGCTAACCAATGGCTCCAACATGCTAACCTTAAATTTAATTGGGTCGAAGACGGTGATGCAGAGATTCGGATCAGCTTTCGCGGTAAAGGACATTGGTCGAAAATTGGCCGCAATGCGCTTGATGTTACTGATCAGGATGAATCTACCATGAATTTACAACTGACAGACTTTTCGGAGGAATCAGAAATCCGACGAGCTACGTTGCATGAATTTGGCCATGCTTTGAGTTTAGTGCATGAACACCAAAACCCCCTTTCTGGTATAACTTTTAATGAAGATGCTGTTTATGCATTCTACATGGAAAAACAAAATTGGACACGTGAATCGATTAAGCATAATGTACTGGATAGATATTCTGTTGGGCATACTAACGATAAATATGATCCCGAATCAATTATGCACTACGCCATCCCAGCGAGACTGACATATAACAATGTGGAAGTCCCTTGGAATACTCAATTATCGGATGGTGATAAATCTTTTATCAAATCACTGTATCCATTTACCGAAATGCCTGAGTCATTCGTAGTAGAACTAACCCGGTTGACGCTCGATACAGAATTAAATGCTATTGAAGATGGCGTGCAGGGTATAAGGATTTATCCCAAGTTTAAGATAAGCAACGCAAAGGGTCGACAGCTCCGTGCTTCGGCTTACTTTTATTACCAAAACGGTACAGCTTTGAATGATTTAAATGGCTCATATTTAACGAACGACGGTAAAGTTTCTGTTGGTAAAGATGTAACACCAGGCTACAAATCAACAGTATACAATCTCACAGATCCTAAAGATTTTAGCCTGTTCATTCCAGATTCTGAACTACATCTTGCTGAAAATATTCGCCATCTTCTTAAGTTTTCTGTCAGCATTTGGGACGGTAATACAGAATTGGGGGAAACTGACTATTACACATTTAGCTATTTCACTGGGAAAAAGGACAAAATTTATTTCGAGAATAAAACTAAAAAAACTGTCAAGGTAGCTATTGATTTCAAGAATTTAGAGGGTCAATGGGAAACAAAATACTGGTATAGATTGGCTCCATCTGAACGTGCTTATTTAGAGGACACGCGTAATTCTCTTTTCTATTACTATGCTTATTCTGAAGATGGGGAATGGGAATGGCCAGGTGATAAAACTTATAATACTATCAATGGTGTGTCATATGGATTTAGAGAATTTCGCTCATCTCCTGAATGGGGTAAACAGGTGGTCATTTTAACTGGAAAATAGAAAAATGACACAACGATTGATTGGTTATAGTTTAGGTATGATTTTACTTTTGGTATCTTTTTTGCCTGCTACGAACTTAGTCGCACAGTCCAATTGTCAGTGGTTGATTCGATATCGTGACCAACAGCTTTTTGTTGATTTCAATAGGGCATTTACCAAAGCCGAGTTGTACGGAGAGGCATGTAAAGATTTTCAACATCAGCGCGAGGCACTACTGGCCGACACTCGTTGGGTTACATCGAGCAACGGCGAATTGGTTGCACATTTGGCGCAGGTGACCAAAACCACCTGTAGTTTACTTGGAGACCTGCTCATCTTTGCACCAGCTACGGGCATACCTACCCGAACGGTCACTACAATCTACAAACTAATAAAGACAGGAGCCACAGCCAAAAGCCTTTCTGACAACGTAGAAAAAGCTGGCTATCAGACAGTGCTGAAAACATCCAATATTGGCAAAACAGTGGTGATAGCCTGGAACTGGGCCGAAAACATTGTCAAACATCAGGAAATAGCCAACGACCGAGCCTCGTTGAAAGCCGAGGTAGCTAGGTTACTCGGCCAACTGGATCAACAATTGGCTAATACCGACATACAGCTACGCAACAGCAAAACTGATCTTGCACAAATCGAGCAGGTAAAGCAGGGTATTGATCAATATTTACGCGAAAACTGCCCCTAAATCAGAAGAACCTTTTCACCAAAAATACGCCTTGTTATGAATCGCTATCTATTCACCATTGTATGCCTGTTATTAATAACTTGTCTTGGAGCGTCGGCTCAGGGAGATGTTTATGAATATCACCCGAACAGTGGATTACAACTTGGCTACGGATTTACGAAAGAAAAATTCACCCGTTTTCGCTCTCCTTTCGACGAAAAAAATTGGCAAAAAAATAACACTGACGTAGCGCGAAACTCCGTATTTAAAACGTCTATTGTTTTCGATGAGGAAACAATGAAAGAGAAGATGCACTTCGACGCTACTATCGAAGGGCGATACTTAATTTATGAGGGATCGGCAGGTTTTGAATTGAATACTGCCAAAATGTTTAATGCCAATAACCTGACGATTTTGGTAGAAGGGCGTTCTGATTTTGTAGAAACAACCCTCGATGGGCTAACACTTAATCAAGAGGCTCAACGATTAGTTGATGCAGGAAATACCGCTGAGTTTATCAATCGATTTGGAACCAATTACGTGTATGCTGAAAAACGGGCTGCTGCTGTGTATGTCCTGATTACAATTAATGATGTTTCAAGAGAAACTCAGCAGCAGATTGGCTTCAACATACAGGGAGGTATGGACTTGGGTCTGTATTCGGCTTCGATAAAAAGCAGCTTGAACCAAGAGATGGCAAATGCCAGTCGTTCAGGTCGTATCGAAG from the Runella sp. SP2 genome contains:
- a CDS encoding M12 family metallopeptidase encodes the protein MKQWLLFGWLIISTTALGQEVCIDATMLTTAGDSDNTVGQATYRGDVRWDLGQSINIKFLDGSPTLQTKVRRYANQWLQHANLKFNWVEDGDAEIRISFRGKGHWSKIGRNALDVTDQDESTMNLQLTDFSEESEIRRATLHEFGHALSLVHEHQNPLSGITFNEDAVYAFYMEKQNWTRESIKHNVLDRYSVGHTNDKYDPESIMHYAIPARLTYNNVEVPWNTQLSDGDKSFIKSLYPFTEMPESFVVELTRLTLDTELNAIEDGVQGIRIYPKFKISNAKGRQLRASAYFYYQNGTALNDLNGSYLTNDGKVSVGKDVTPGYKSTVYNLTDPKDFSLFIPDSELHLAENIRHLLKFSVSIWDGNTELGETDYYTFSYFTGKKDKIYFENKTKKTVKVAIDFKNLEGQWETKYWYRLAPSERAYLEDTRNSLFYYYAYSEDGEWEWPGDKTYNTINGVSYGFREFRSSPEWGKQVVILTGK